A window from Actinomycetota bacterium encodes these proteins:
- a CDS encoding nucleotidyltransferase, whose product MAAIAAATQRDRLLIAARRGELMDRPADQLAALVEAASALAAAGIPYALIGGIAVGIHSEVPRATQDINVAVPTSIPRDRVISVLTAAGFEVMGEFPHSLNFQHSGGERVQVAMDEAFDEMIERAEPLEVGGVAITVVSKDDLIAMKERAARDPGRRPSKALRDQADVELLRGDVPEPGEGW is encoded by the coding sequence GTGGCAGCGATCGCGGCCGCCACCCAGCGCGACCGGCTTTTGATCGCTGCGCGGCGGGGAGAGCTCATGGACCGACCGGCGGACCAACTCGCGGCGCTCGTGGAAGCGGCGAGCGCGCTGGCGGCTGCCGGAATCCCCTACGCGCTGATCGGTGGCATCGCGGTCGGGATCCACTCGGAGGTGCCCCGAGCCACGCAGGACATCAATGTCGCGGTCCCCACGAGCATCCCTCGGGACAGGGTCATCTCGGTCCTCACGGCAGCCGGCTTCGAGGTGATGGGAGAGTTCCCGCACAGCCTGAATTTCCAGCACTCTGGGGGGGAGAGGGTCCAGGTGGCGATGGACGAGGCCTTCGACGAGATGATCGAACGGGCCGAGCCGCTCGAAGTGGGAGGTGTGGCGATCACGGTCGTGTCGAAGGACGACCTCATCGCGATGAAGGAACGCGCCGCCAGAGACCCGGGTCGTCGGCCCAGCAAGGCGCTCCGCGATCAGGCGGACGTCGAACTGCTCCGAGGCGACGTCCCCGAGCCGGGCGAAGGCTGGTAG
- a CDS encoding NAD(P)/FAD-dependent oxidoreductase, whose protein sequence is MGRLRVVIVGGGFGGLACARKLDGEPVDVLLIDAHNYHLFTPLLYQVATALLNPSDIAYPLRKVFRRSPNVRFRQALVAGVDFQAKTVSTHDRERIPYDRLVLATGSVNDYFGNQAVASHAIGLKNLPEAMRLRNHVLACLERASRASDPEERREWLTFVVVGGGPTGVEYAGALGELLRLVLGRDYPELQLEESRIILVEGQDRLLGQFPGRLGQYAARTLAKRGIEVRMSTLVHSADAGSVSLSTGDAIRTRMVVWSAGVRPVDPLGEAEAQRGRAGRLVVDDHLRVGGVEGVFALGDAAAARGGTDADLPMLSPPAMQEGRYVARHLTEEAHGRPPDRSPFRYVDKGTMATIGRNSAVAQVRGLRFRGFPGWVAWLAVHIYYLIGFRNRLAVLWSWAWNYLKKDRAIRIIARSQADPLTDELDETAPGTPADPGGDPYSGRIAR, encoded by the coding sequence GTGGGACGGCTTCGGGTGGTGATCGTGGGGGGAGGCTTCGGTGGGCTGGCCTGCGCCCGGAAGCTCGACGGCGAGCCCGTCGACGTGCTGCTGATCGACGCGCACAACTACCACCTGTTCACGCCGCTGCTCTACCAGGTGGCCACCGCGCTGCTGAACCCGTCCGACATCGCCTACCCGCTGCGGAAGGTGTTCCGGCGGTCACCGAACGTGCGGTTCCGACAGGCCCTGGTGGCCGGCGTGGACTTCCAGGCGAAGACCGTGTCCACCCACGACCGCGAACGGATCCCGTACGACCGCCTGGTCCTGGCGACGGGCAGCGTCAATGACTACTTCGGGAACCAGGCCGTGGCCAGCCACGCCATCGGCCTGAAGAACCTGCCGGAGGCGATGCGCCTTCGCAACCACGTCCTGGCCTGCCTGGAGCGGGCCAGCCGAGCCTCCGACCCCGAGGAGCGCAGGGAATGGCTGACCTTCGTCGTGGTGGGAGGCGGTCCGACCGGCGTGGAGTACGCGGGCGCCCTCGGCGAGCTGCTCCGGCTGGTCCTCGGGCGGGACTATCCGGAGCTCCAGCTCGAGGAGTCCAGGATCATCCTGGTGGAGGGACAGGACCGCCTGCTGGGCCAGTTCCCGGGGCGCCTCGGCCAGTACGCCGCGCGGACCCTGGCCAAGCGGGGCATCGAGGTCCGCATGTCCACGCTGGTGCACTCGGCCGACGCCGGCTCGGTCAGCCTGTCGACGGGAGACGCCATCCGCACCCGGATGGTGGTGTGGTCCGCGGGGGTCCGTCCCGTGGACCCGCTGGGAGAGGCCGAGGCGCAGCGGGGCCGCGCCGGCAGATTGGTCGTGGACGATCACCTCCGGGTGGGCGGGGTGGAGGGAGTGTTCGCCCTCGGAGACGCCGCCGCGGCCCGTGGCGGGACCGACGCGGACCTTCCCATGCTGTCACCGCCCGCGATGCAGGAGGGCCGGTATGTGGCGCGACACCTGACCGAGGAGGCCCATGGGCGCCCGCCCGATCGATCCCCGTTCCGGTATGTGGACAAGGGGACGATGGCGACCATCGGACGGAACTCCGCGGTGGCCCAGGTGCGCGGCCTCCGGTTCCGGGGCTTCCCCGGCTGGGTGGCCTGGCTGGCCGTGCACATCTACTACCTGATCGGGTTCCGCAACCGCCTGGCCGTCCTGTGGTCGTGGGCCTGGAACTACCTGAAGAAGGACCGGGCCATCCGGATCATCGCCCGCAGCCAGGCCGACCCGCTGACCGACGAGCTGGACGAGACGGCTCCCGGCACGCCCGCTGACCCGGGCGGCGACCCCTACAGCGGCAGGATCGCCAGGTAG
- a CDS encoding AAA family ATPase has translation MARCPHCGEDNPDRFRFCGSCGHALARTCSNCGAEVPAGFRFCGECGTPIEAGAAAAGVAETAALREAPASERRLVSVLFADLVGFTSLSESRDAEEVRDLLSRYFDSCRRLISLYGGTVEKFIGDAVMAVWGTPVAQEDDAERAVRTALDLVAAVAALGQEVGAPELAARAGVLTGEAAVTLNAEGQGMVAGDLVNTASRIQAVAQPGQVYVGETTRRSTEAAIAYEDAGTFELKGKAEPLPLWRAVRVVAARGGALKSFGLEAPFVGRDRELRLVKELFHDAAEEGKAHLVSVTGIGGIGKSRLSWEFFKYLDGLSNTAFWHRGRCLSYGEGVTYWALAEMVKMRARIAEEEDLASSLAKLREMLEDLVPDPEERRWVEPRLAHLLGLEDRVAASREDLFGAWRLFFERASDRFPVVMVFEDLQWADAALLDFIEHLLEWSRDHPLFIMALARPELSERHPQWGAGRRNFTSIHLEPLSRQAMEQLLGGLIPDLPDDAQEIILARAEGVPLYAVETVRMLLDRGLLAPAEGGYRLTGPLGALDVPETLHALIAARLDGLEPDERRLLQDASVLGKTFTGPGLAAITGMPEGEVEPLLTSLVRKEILSVQADFRSPERGQYGFLQDLVKRVAYETVAKKDRRARHLAVAAYLETNWAADEDEIVEVIASHYVDAYLAVPDAPDAQGIRTKAKDTLARAGRRAQSLAAYEEAQRYYERAAELEDAPVPRAELTELAGTAARLGTRNDDAEARFTEAIALFEAEGHTHAAARVSARLAEILWWERGQTDRALEMLEASFAVLAGEEPDEDLAVLAAQLARFHFFNGNLERSVERVEFALEMAEALWLPETLSQALNTKALVLSARGRLEESLALLQHALSLALDADAVTTALRAYINLSHNSQEMDRHELSRRYQESGIALARKFGMRWFEWWLLGHLATTLENEGSWDESLEVGGQVPDAREVPEAKIGFATAAWSGVMIHAHRGELEAAERTANAAFDIVVPGDVQATAMGAVVRAIVRQAQGRQEEALEAAREALAAHPSIGLQHGATREAFVVAGSAAIALGDAAQVEELISWLSRSPPGRVPPYMKAHLARFRGLAAAAFDPDAEVEQHLQSAAGAFREIRMPFWVAVTQLELGEWLAGQGRNDEAEPLLAEARATFERLRARPWLERADRAIPVAASG, from the coding sequence ATGGCGCGCTGTCCTCATTGCGGGGAAGACAATCCCGACCGGTTCCGCTTCTGCGGCTCGTGCGGCCACGCACTGGCCCGGACGTGCTCCAACTGCGGCGCCGAGGTCCCCGCGGGGTTCCGGTTCTGCGGCGAGTGCGGCACTCCCATCGAGGCGGGAGCTGCCGCGGCAGGCGTCGCCGAGACCGCCGCCCTCCGTGAGGCGCCCGCGTCCGAGCGGCGGCTGGTCTCGGTCCTGTTCGCAGACCTGGTGGGGTTCACGAGCCTGTCCGAGTCCCGGGACGCGGAGGAGGTCCGGGACCTGCTGTCCAGGTACTTCGACTCCTGCCGCCGCCTGATCTCCCTGTACGGCGGCACCGTGGAGAAGTTCATCGGCGACGCTGTGATGGCGGTCTGGGGCACCCCGGTGGCGCAGGAGGACGACGCCGAACGGGCCGTCCGCACCGCCCTGGACCTGGTGGCCGCGGTGGCGGCGCTGGGCCAGGAGGTGGGCGCGCCCGAGCTCGCCGCCCGGGCGGGCGTCCTGACCGGTGAGGCCGCGGTCACCCTCAACGCCGAGGGGCAGGGGATGGTGGCGGGGGACCTCGTGAACACGGCCTCCCGCATCCAGGCCGTGGCCCAGCCCGGACAGGTGTACGTGGGCGAGACCACCCGGCGCTCCACCGAGGCCGCCATCGCGTACGAGGACGCCGGCACCTTCGAGCTGAAGGGGAAGGCCGAGCCCCTCCCCCTGTGGCGAGCGGTCCGGGTGGTCGCGGCCAGGGGCGGCGCGCTCAAGTCCTTCGGCCTGGAGGCGCCCTTTGTGGGCCGGGACCGCGAGCTCCGCCTGGTGAAGGAGCTGTTCCACGACGCGGCCGAGGAGGGCAAGGCGCACCTGGTCTCCGTGACCGGCATCGGCGGCATCGGCAAGTCCCGGCTGTCCTGGGAGTTCTTCAAGTACCTGGACGGCCTGTCGAACACCGCGTTCTGGCACCGGGGCCGGTGCCTGTCCTACGGCGAGGGCGTCACCTACTGGGCGCTCGCCGAGATGGTGAAGATGCGCGCCCGCATCGCCGAGGAGGAGGACCTCGCCTCCAGCCTGGCCAAGCTCCGGGAGATGCTGGAGGACCTGGTGCCGGACCCCGAAGAGCGCCGGTGGGTGGAGCCGCGGCTGGCCCACCTCCTGGGGCTTGAGGACCGCGTCGCCGCGAGCCGGGAGGACCTGTTCGGCGCGTGGCGGCTGTTCTTCGAGCGGGCCTCCGACCGATTTCCGGTGGTCATGGTGTTCGAGGACCTCCAGTGGGCCGACGCGGCGCTCCTCGACTTCATCGAGCACCTCCTTGAATGGTCCCGCGACCACCCGCTGTTCATCATGGCCCTGGCCCGGCCCGAGCTCTCCGAACGCCACCCGCAGTGGGGAGCGGGCCGGCGCAACTTCACGTCGATCCACCTGGAGCCGCTGTCCAGGCAGGCCATGGAACAGCTCCTGGGCGGCCTCATCCCGGACCTCCCCGACGACGCCCAGGAGATCATCCTGGCCCGAGCGGAAGGGGTCCCGCTGTACGCGGTGGAGACTGTCCGGATGCTGCTGGACCGGGGGCTCCTGGCGCCCGCGGAGGGCGGCTACCGGCTCACCGGGCCCCTCGGTGCGCTGGACGTCCCGGAGACCCTCCACGCCCTGATCGCGGCCCGGCTGGACGGCCTGGAGCCGGACGAGCGCCGGCTGCTCCAGGATGCGTCGGTCCTCGGGAAGACGTTCACCGGCCCCGGCCTGGCGGCCATCACCGGCATGCCCGAGGGCGAGGTCGAGCCCCTGCTGACCTCGCTGGTGCGCAAGGAGATCCTGTCCGTGCAGGCCGACTTCCGGTCTCCGGAGCGCGGCCAGTACGGGTTCCTGCAGGATCTGGTGAAGCGGGTCGCCTACGAGACCGTGGCGAAGAAGGACCGCCGGGCTCGGCACCTCGCGGTGGCGGCGTACCTGGAGACGAACTGGGCCGCGGACGAGGACGAGATCGTCGAGGTCATCGCGTCCCACTACGTGGACGCGTACCTCGCGGTCCCGGACGCCCCCGACGCGCAGGGGATCCGGACCAAGGCGAAGGACACCCTGGCCCGGGCCGGGAGGCGAGCGCAGTCCCTGGCCGCGTACGAGGAAGCGCAGCGCTACTACGAACGCGCGGCGGAGCTGGAGGACGCCCCCGTCCCCCGGGCGGAGCTCACCGAGCTGGCCGGAACGGCTGCCCGGCTGGGAACGCGCAACGACGACGCGGAGGCTCGGTTCACCGAGGCCATCGCGCTGTTCGAGGCGGAGGGCCACACCCACGCCGCGGCTCGCGTCTCCGCGCGCCTGGCCGAGATCCTGTGGTGGGAGCGCGGCCAGACCGACCGCGCGCTCGAGATGCTGGAGGCGTCGTTCGCCGTCCTGGCCGGCGAGGAGCCGGACGAGGATCTCGCCGTCCTGGCCGCGCAGCTGGCCCGGTTCCACTTCTTCAACGGGAACCTTGAGCGGTCGGTGGAGCGAGTCGAGTTCGCGCTGGAGATGGCAGAGGCCCTGTGGCTTCCGGAGACGCTGTCGCAGGCGCTCAACACGAAGGCCCTGGTGCTCAGCGCCCGGGGCCGGTTGGAGGAGTCGCTGGCCCTGCTCCAGCATGCGCTCAGCCTGGCCCTGGATGCCGACGCCGTCACCACGGCCCTTCGCGCTTACATCAACCTCTCGCACAACAGCCAGGAGATGGACCGTCACGAGCTGTCCCGCCGCTACCAGGAGAGCGGCATCGCGCTCGCCCGCAAGTTCGGGATGCGGTGGTTCGAATGGTGGCTGCTCGGCCACCTGGCTACGACGCTCGAGAACGAGGGGAGCTGGGACGAGTCCCTCGAGGTGGGCGGCCAGGTCCCTGACGCGAGGGAGGTCCCGGAGGCCAAGATCGGGTTCGCCACGGCGGCGTGGTCCGGGGTGATGATCCACGCACACCGCGGCGAGCTGGAGGCCGCCGAACGAACCGCGAACGCGGCGTTCGACATCGTCGTCCCCGGAGACGTCCAGGCCACCGCGATGGGGGCGGTGGTTCGCGCCATCGTTCGGCAGGCCCAGGGCCGCCAGGAGGAGGCGCTCGAGGCCGCGCGGGAGGCCCTGGCCGCACACCCGTCGATCGGCCTCCAGCACGGAGCGACCCGGGAAGCCTTCGTCGTCGCCGGCAGCGCCGCGATCGCGCTGGGAGATGCCGCCCAGGTGGAGGAGCTCATCTCGTGGCTGTCACGGAGCCCGCCAGGCCGCGTGCCGCCGTACATGAAGGCGCATCTGGCCCGGTTCCGGGGGCTGGCCGCAGCCGCGTTCGACCCCGATGCGGAGGTCGAGCAGCACCTACAGTCGGCGGCCGGCGCGTTCCGGGAAATCCGCATGCCGTTCTGGGTCGCGGTCACCCAGCTCGAGCTGGGAGAGTGGCTGGCCGGACAGGGCCGGAACGATGAGGCCGAACCGCTCCTGGCGGAGGCGCGAGCGACCTTCGAGCGACTCCGCGCACGCCCGTGGCTGGAGCGGGCGGACCGGGCCATCCCGGTCGCCGCTTCCGGGTGA
- a CDS encoding 2,3-oxidosqualene cyclase: MDSGEETDGRSPADSTAEGALDRSVRHLLALQYPDGRWEGEMVWNTMLASQYVLVRRITGRWPLEEEAVRRVIRHFALTRRDDGSWPMHREGPGYVYLTTLAYVALRALGIDADDPLVAPARRWVRSRPGGVLAIPTWGKLWLAMVGLYGYEGVSPIPPEAFLLPHWMPLHPDSLYCHTRQGYLGMAFLYGSRFRGSLGDLTDDLRSELYDTPYERIDFARHRTHVAQTDLFVRPNALVRAILAVLAAAERHPIASVRRRALSTCLDRIVLEQRQSAHLGLSPVDGLLNCLAMFAAGVPEDQLDRSLRGVGHWRWEDEEDGLRYTGARSSAWDTAFAVRAVSEARQASTTRGQDPVVGLEPALRRAHRWLQQTQLREEISNPAGAARDSVVGGWCFSDGAHRWPVSDCTAEALSAILAVESAGLVPAEERFSDQWLRQAARFVLARQNPDGGFASYERRRGGRMLERVNPTELYANCMTERSYTECTASCVGALARYQRAFPTSSVGLGSAIGRGVWFLRRRQRSDGSYPGAWGVNFTYAIFHVIEALRETGIAATDDTIVRATAWLLSKQKPDGGWGEHWTSCRLDRYVEHPESQATMTAWALLALLRSVGPEHPAVRKGVAFLGSLQGTDGAWPGQSQAGVFFAVALVDYRLYKDVFPTWALARSAAIDPLRR; the protein is encoded by the coding sequence GTGGACAGTGGTGAGGAGACGGACGGTCGGTCACCGGCCGACTCCACCGCTGAGGGAGCGCTCGACCGAAGTGTCCGCCACCTCCTGGCCCTCCAGTACCCGGACGGGCGCTGGGAGGGCGAGATGGTATGGAACACCATGCTGGCCTCGCAGTACGTGCTGGTGAGAAGGATCACCGGGCGGTGGCCCCTCGAGGAGGAGGCGGTGCGCCGGGTCATCCGGCACTTCGCCCTCACCCGGCGCGACGACGGATCCTGGCCCATGCATCGGGAGGGCCCCGGGTATGTCTACCTGACGACGCTGGCGTACGTCGCGCTGCGGGCCCTCGGCATCGACGCCGACGATCCCTTGGTCGCGCCGGCTCGTCGCTGGGTCCGGTCGCGGCCCGGTGGGGTGCTGGCCATCCCGACCTGGGGGAAGCTCTGGCTGGCCATGGTGGGACTCTACGGCTACGAGGGCGTCTCCCCCATCCCACCCGAGGCGTTCCTCCTTCCCCATTGGATGCCGTTGCACCCGGACTCGCTCTACTGCCACACCCGTCAGGGGTATCTGGGGATGGCGTTCCTCTACGGGAGCCGGTTCCGTGGCTCGCTCGGCGATCTCACGGACGACCTCAGGAGCGAGCTCTACGACACGCCATACGAGCGGATCGACTTCGCCCGACATCGCACCCACGTCGCCCAGACCGACCTGTTCGTGCGTCCCAACGCCCTGGTTCGCGCGATCCTCGCCGTGCTCGCGGCGGCCGAGCGGCATCCGATCGCGTCCGTCCGTCGCCGGGCGCTCAGCACGTGCCTGGATCGGATCGTTCTCGAGCAGCGGCAGAGCGCACACCTCGGTCTCTCCCCCGTCGACGGGCTCCTCAACTGCCTGGCGATGTTCGCCGCCGGCGTGCCGGAGGACCAGCTCGATCGAAGCCTTCGCGGCGTCGGGCACTGGCGGTGGGAGGACGAGGAGGATGGCCTGCGCTACACCGGGGCCAGGTCCAGCGCCTGGGACACGGCCTTCGCCGTCCGGGCCGTCTCGGAAGCGCGGCAAGCATCGACGACACGGGGCCAGGACCCGGTGGTGGGGCTCGAGCCCGCCCTGCGCCGCGCCCACCGGTGGCTCCAGCAGACGCAGCTTCGCGAGGAGATTTCGAACCCTGCCGGCGCCGCCCGAGACTCCGTGGTCGGCGGATGGTGTTTCTCCGACGGGGCGCATCGCTGGCCGGTCAGCGACTGCACCGCCGAGGCGCTCTCCGCGATCCTCGCGGTGGAGTCCGCCGGCCTCGTTCCCGCCGAGGAGCGGTTCTCGGACCAGTGGCTCCGGCAGGCGGCGCGCTTCGTGCTCGCCCGGCAGAACCCGGACGGCGGGTTCGCCTCCTACGAACGACGCCGCGGCGGCCGGATGCTCGAGCGCGTCAACCCGACCGAGCTGTACGCGAACTGCATGACCGAGCGGTCCTACACCGAGTGCACGGCCTCGTGCGTCGGCGCGCTGGCGAGATACCAGCGAGCGTTCCCCACCTCGTCCGTGGGCCTCGGCTCCGCCATCGGGCGGGGGGTCTGGTTCCTGCGACGACGGCAGCGCTCCGACGGGTCGTACCCGGGTGCGTGGGGCGTCAACTTCACGTATGCGATCTTCCACGTGATCGAGGCCCTGCGCGAGACCGGGATCGCGGCCACGGACGACACGATCGTTCGGGCGACCGCATGGCTGCTGTCCAAGCAGAAGCCGGACGGTGGCTGGGGGGAGCACTGGACGAGTTGCCGCCTCGATCGGTACGTGGAGCATCCCGAGAGCCAGGCCACCATGACCGCGTGGGCTCTCCTGGCCCTCCTGCGCTCGGTGGGACCAGAGCACCCGGCCGTTCGTAAGGGCGTCGCCTTCCTGGGCTCCCTCCAGGGCACGGACGGCGCATGGCCCGGCCAGTCCCAGGCCGGGGTCTTCTTCGCGGTCGCACTGGTCGACTATCGGTTGTACAAGGACGTCTTCCCGACCTGGGCGCTGGCAAGGTCCGCCGCCATCGATCCACTTCGTCGCTGA
- a CDS encoding zinc-binding dehydrogenase, translating to MKAARFLGPGQPVAVQDVPDPAPGPQEVVVRVEACGICASDLHLIHGEMPPVVPPPLTMGHEPAGVVAAVGSGVPVWKEGDRVSVAAGKACLACSSCASGRLDECRNPQIMGFHYDGAWAEQLLVPFSALAALPENVPFEHGAIACDAVSTPYAAVVDRGALRAGERVGLWGIGGLGTHAVQIARLAGASFVAAVDPLPAARERALSLGADIALDPSEDVPAAIRDATGGRGLDLAVDLIGKTAAVRQALSSCTRGGRVVLVGQSFESLDAGPIILLSVVGLSILGHLGYSKRHLEEVLALMASGRLDVSGSISDRLPLERVNEGIDRLASKEGSPVRIMVMPQA from the coding sequence ATGAAGGCCGCCAGGTTCCTGGGACCCGGACAGCCGGTGGCCGTGCAGGACGTGCCCGATCCCGCTCCGGGCCCCCAGGAGGTCGTGGTGCGCGTGGAGGCCTGCGGGATCTGCGCGTCCGACCTGCACCTCATCCACGGGGAGATGCCGCCGGTGGTCCCGCCGCCGCTCACCATGGGCCACGAGCCGGCGGGGGTCGTGGCGGCCGTTGGCTCCGGCGTCCCGGTGTGGAAGGAGGGCGACCGCGTGTCGGTGGCGGCCGGCAAGGCCTGCCTGGCCTGCTCGTCCTGCGCCAGCGGCAGGCTGGACGAATGCCGGAACCCCCAGATCATGGGGTTCCACTATGACGGGGCGTGGGCCGAGCAGCTCCTGGTGCCCTTCTCCGCGCTGGCCGCGCTGCCGGAGAACGTCCCGTTCGAGCACGGCGCCATCGCGTGCGACGCCGTCTCCACGCCCTACGCCGCGGTGGTGGACCGGGGAGCATTGCGAGCCGGCGAGCGCGTGGGCCTGTGGGGGATCGGCGGGCTCGGGACCCACGCGGTACAGATCGCGCGGCTGGCGGGCGCGTCGTTCGTGGCGGCGGTGGACCCCTTGCCGGCGGCCCGGGAGCGGGCCCTTTCGCTGGGCGCCGACATCGCGCTCGACCCCTCCGAAGACGTGCCGGCGGCGATCCGCGACGCCACCGGTGGCCGGGGCCTCGACCTCGCCGTCGACCTGATCGGCAAGACCGCAGCGGTCCGCCAGGCGCTGTCCTCCTGCACCCGCGGCGGCCGCGTGGTGCTGGTCGGGCAGTCGTTCGAGTCGCTCGACGCGGGCCCGATCATCCTGCTGTCGGTGGTGGGCCTCAGCATCCTGGGGCACCTCGGGTACAGCAAGCGTCACCTGGAAGAGGTGCTGGCGCTGATGGCGTCGGGCCGGCTGGACGTCTCCGGGTCCATCTCGGACCGGCTTCCGCTGGAGCGGGTGAACGAGGGCATCGACCGCCTGGCCTCGAAGGAGGGTTCGCCGGTCCGGATCATGGTCATGCCCCAGGCCTGA